CCACAAACGATAGGCCATAATTTTGTACTGCGCCTGCAAAATTTCTTTTTCCGGCGAAGGTTTTTCATTGGCTTCTATTTGATACACAAACAAACGCACAATATAAAACAAACCTGCAAACCAAGTTATGACAAAAATAAGATGCAGCGATTTTAAGTAATTATAATACTCCATTATGAAAGTCTTTTTTCTTTACTCTTTCTTCTATTTTCTCTATTTAGCCCAGTCGTTAATCCAATTTGCAACTGTCTGACACCATTCGTCATCGTCATTCAAACATGGAATTGCCAAAAACTCTTCTCCTCCATTTGCTTCAAAATCTTCTTTGGCGCGCATGGCGATTTCCTCTAAGGTTTCCAAACAATCTGAAACGAACGCCGGTGTTACAACCGCTAATTTCTTGATACCTTTTGCTGGCATATTGTCAATTTCAACATCAGTATAAGGTTCAAGCCATTTATCGCCCGCTAAACGAGATTGAAATGTCAAACTGTATTTGTCTTCAGGAAGTCCTAATAATTTAATGACTTGTTTTGTTGTTTCGTAACATTGGTGACGATAGCAAAATTCGTGCGCCGGCGATGGTGTGTTGCAACAAGAACCGTCAATTTTACAATGTGATTTTGTCACATCGGTTTTGCGGATATGACGCTCCGGGATTCCATGGTATGAAAACAATAAATGATCATAATCAAACCCAACTAAATGTTTCTGAATTGAATCTGCTAAGTTTTTGATGTAATCCGGTTTGTTGTAAAACGCAGGGACATCGATAAATTTCATATGAGGGAATTTCTTCTTGCGAATTTCTTCAGCCTTAACCAAAATAGTCAAAGTCGATGCCATTGCATATTGCGGATATAATGGAAAAAGCATTACATCTGTAACTCCTTTGTCGCTTAATTCCTGAAGTCCTTTTTCAATAGTCATACTTCCGTAACGCATTGCCAAAGAAACAGGAACATTTACTAAAGGCTGTACTTTTTGCTGCATTCTTTCAGAAAGAACCACTAATGGCGAACCTTCTT
This portion of the Flavobacterium gelatinilyticum genome encodes:
- the hemH gene encoding ferrochelatase is translated as MKGVLLVNLGSPDSPTPKDVKLYLDEFLMDKYVIDVPYLLRALLVRGIILRKRPEESAHAYAKIWWEEGSPLVVLSERMQQKVQPLVNVPVSLAMRYGSMTIEKGLQELSDKGVTDVMLFPLYPQYAMASTLTILVKAEEIRKKKFPHMKFIDVPAFYNKPDYIKNLADSIQKHLVGFDYDHLLFSYHGIPERHIRKTDVTKSHCKIDGSCCNTPSPAHEFCYRHQCYETTKQVIKLLGLPEDKYSLTFQSRLAGDKWLEPYTDVEIDNMPAKGIKKLAVVTPAFVSDCLETLEEIAMRAKEDFEANGGEEFLAIPCLNDDDEWCQTVANWINDWAK